The genomic DNA ctttggatttttattttattttactatctaAAACTAATTTTATTTAGATAAGAATATACAGAAATGAATAGGAAcagaaagtttaaaaaaaaaaaaaaaagaaatattcaaAGAAGGATGCATGCAGGCTGGCATTGCCAACTACTAAATGCAAGTTGTGTTAAGGAAGTCATGGTGGGATGATAATTTGCTAATTATAAAACAGAGATGGTCACAGTGTACATGTGAATTTGTTGATTTATGTAGGTAGAATGTTTATTCAAATCCACCTTCCTTCCAAAAATATGAGATTTTCTGCTCATCATTTTGCCCAACCAGACACCCAACACCCAAACCAAGCATATGACTTAATTTTGGGCAAATCTAATTTTAATTTGCTTCATTTagattttcttaaatattttactTTATAACATATTTCTTCTTCTAGTCTGGAAATATGTGAGATTTAATTTgaaaactacgtattaaccctatATAACTActttacaattttaaaataaataacataattaatGTAATGGTATAGTATTAAAAAATTATGTGATATATTCTAGAGAtccatatttatattataaatgtatttaataataattttatttttaattagaaattaaatgctttatatatatatatatatatatttattttttgtggTAAGAACTCCTTATATACCATATTTTTCGGTGTATATATAATTTAAAGCAtttgtaaaaactataaaaaattataaattgtaaattaaactttttatttttattttattttcttaatagcCAATATATTAGCTAtaataatttattcaaaatatataattaatattaatatagtatgttatattataaaatgcattgtttataaaattttacatatgaaatataaaattatttattatataaataattaaaattttctatttaaaacAAAAGTAATATTTTTGGGTTAATTGAAACATAatgatttaaatataaattttaattttaattattaaataaatttttaaccaattattttaataaaattaaaagccttATATATAAAAACGTAATAGatcttataaataataaaaaatagataaattacctaattaaccacTGAACTGAACTTTGTTACATGATTCTATTTTAGTCATCGATCTATGAAAAATCTAATTTGATCATAAACTATCTAAATTTGTTTCTTTTAGCCATTATGTTGTTAAGTCTAAAACAACTGAATGACGTACCTATTATAAACTACATAAATGGTCACTCaactatataaaaaatatatatatacagtcTTAATAGAATTTGGAGCTAGaaagttttttaaataaatttttatttgatgcTTGTAAGATTTGAGGGGTTTTTTTGGCACTAGAGAACCAttgttataatataaaaatatcaatGACTTACGATCTTTCTAGCATAAAAAACTAAAaactttttagttttttattGTTGGAGAAGCACCATAATTTACCCGCAACTTATAATCTTTCTAGCATAGGAAATTGAAAACTTTTAAGTTTTCCTACGTTGAATAACATCAGCTAAGAGCATGAAATAATAGACAAAAAAACAataattagaaataaattaacaaattttgtaaattttgaagattaaatttattagatttttagaATTAGGACTAAACTTCGTCAAacttttattatcaaattaattaTATGATGactaaaaatttaatttcaaaaatttaataaaacaataaaaaattataGTTAAGGTAACTAAAATAAAAACACTCTTCTAATTAAGTCACcatttatgtaatttataacaacCATTTCAAACTTAACTTgacaattaaattaaaacattcaGTTGCAAATTGCACAAGGCTTAAAAATGAATTCAGatagtttaatgattaaattgaaaattttaataatttggtGATCAAAATAGAAACACATGAAAAGTTAAGTGACTAATTAAAATTTACCCTAAATACATATAAAACAACAAATATTATATAGTAAACAATAAAAATTATCTAAACTCATAGACATACATAGTTGATTAAAATAGCATTATTGCAATTAAATGTAGTTTAATTAAAATGTAGTTCACTTAGAAATTGGATTTACTGTTTTGATCAATGATGAATGGTGATGTCTAAACTACACTACTCTTCCATAAAAAGATGATGAAATTGGATGAATTGGTCTTTTCAGCTTCTTCAGCTACGGGGTCCAAGTGCTGATGGGATGGGAAAGGTCACATTTGCAAATGGAAGAGGCGGTGATTGGGCCCACCatcaattttggtttttattcttaaaaattattttcatatcTTATTCCACCACCGACAATTACACGTTTTCCTGTCAATCATTCGTTCATCCATCTGACTTTATTCCACCTCCCTCACATCGTGTCCTGCGTTACCATACAATACCATTTATACCcctataaataatattaattagaAACATAAGgtagaaaataaattattttaaaaatagtgtTTGTCACTAATTTTTAATAAActttaaaacatatataaaaaaaagttaaaaagagaaaaaatattttattaattagtgCCGTCAATGTATCACATGATACTctcttatttaaattaaaaaaaaaactgtagtttgaaagattaaaagcagacaagacattaaaatattaaatgcaaagaaaagatattgaggcATTAAACGTATGTAGAGAAAAGACTATTGACCGGAAGCAcaaaccattttttatttttcactttttttaacttttttttttttaccaagaCTTCTTTTTTAAATTCATTAGTATTGCCGATATTGGGTGGCATCACCAAattatttttttcactttttaactttttgttctgtcaaaatttttttaaaaggtttaCTAGTGCTACCAATATGTtaagtaatatttaaaattacaataataaatattttattttcataattaattaatttttatcctatttttataattaattaaattttaatttatttttataaaaatcacatttattttttcaatttatttgaCAATTAAATTAAAACACTGGGTTATAAATTGcatcaaattcaatttattattaCGTTCAAGagtatataattaataatttaaatactgAGAGTGATTTGTGATCAAATTTTCTACTAATATTAATTTCAAGTTTAATTTTAGGTAACTTCCATTCAATGATGAATGTTGACACTCGACTTTGGACgggttaattaaatattaaatttatatatatttaattaaagataTTTTATTACAAATGTTCAGTTATACAAAAAAATCAGttctttttttcatattttaaaatcagtttttaattaacaattttaaattattaaaaataattattttgatttttatattttcaaaatatacATCTTTGAATAGagagaataaaacaaaatttcaCAAAACGAAAAACCTAAAAAACAAAATTTCGCctgcttatttatttatttatttatttggatatgttattaataatttttaaatttggatagTCCAAGGCTTTAAATACATCAGTTAAACCAGTAAAGTCCCATAAAATCTAGTTTAGGAATTGAAAATATAAACTGAATCAAACCAAAAGAGATAATTTTGTTGATTTAATGTTCCATGGGAATATCTAATTTCATCTCTCTAAATACATATGTTTTGTGTTCATTTCTTATtgaattattatatatgtatttttgcattttatttttaaatgcataTGTTTTGGTtttctatttataatttatttatgctttttaaaattttaaatcattttatcattttatctaaaatgatatttttaaatatttttaacttgtagaattagaattaaattgataaattttgtaaatattcgagttaaatttattgaatttttataagtaaaattaaatgacatttttaaaaattaaaaattaaatttgttgaattttagaTTTCAAATCAAATTGTTAAAATATGCAAGTATTaaaaggctaaatttattattagatcAATGAAAAAAGCCTAGCTTTgctttctattaaaatttaaaatttaaaaacattggtgataaaattgaaaatttttaaaattagttgACCAAAATAATAATTACCTAAAAATTGGGTAATCACCCAGATAGTTTACCATAAAACTTTATTAGCCAATTTTCATACCaatgtaatttaaaaaaaaattagactaTTATTAAACTAGTTATGCATAAAGTGAAGGTAAAATtagtcaaaattaaaaaaaaaggaaaaaaagaagaaaaggctTTGTGTTTTAGATTAATTAGGGAAATAAGTTGATTTTACACAATCAGTGGACATACAAGTAAAAAAGCCTCTGTAAGAGGCAgacatcaaacataaaaaatggCATGAGAATCTTGGAATTCGTTTTCATCAAAGTAATATAATATCAGAGGTAAGATTATAATTCAAATTTAGATGATAGTGTGAAATACCTCTAATAATGCAATTATATAGTCTacaattttgttttctttctcactaATGCCATAATTTTTCAAAGACATCTATCGTCACATATTTATCCAAGAGAAATTTCATAAATTCAAATATACAATATTATATATttggaataaattttttttaaaaaaaaataattgcatatccaaaataaatattacaaaaaGAATGTTAAATCTTCCAAATGGAAAAGCTACAAATTCTATTTCTTACAATTGGTTTTAGCATTGTTTCACTCTAAAACTACCTTAAAAAACTACGGTCAACAGAGTGAATGAAATGAGGTGAAGTAACCTTTGAATTATACTAATTTTCCATTCCCTTTCTTTTGATCACACCCATAGCCATATGTATCTTATGATCGCTGCCCAAAGCCAAAGAGGTACCACTTCTAATTTCACCCAAATCAGTTTTAGTAGTGTAGTCAAACAAAGACTTCTTAATTTCACCCAAATCCGTTTATAGAACAGATGATCTCCACATTACCTGAGTTAGCCAAAGGGTGTTTCCAATCCTGTAATCTTCTCTGCTTCATCCCATACAATAGTCACTCCCTGCTCTTTGACTACCATAGCTGAAACAGTATCTATCCAGGTGCCACTAAGTTGGCAGTCATTTCCTGCTTTTATTTTGAATATGATTATGATGACCTCTTTCATTGGCAAGGTTTCTTAGTAGGCAAGGACACTACTTCTGGTGAACTATCAGTTGTAGAAAACTGTTTTGAAACTTCAGACATCACCAGTAGTCTCCGCAGGAGCAAACTCCCATGGAAATATGGTGGAACCGGTTCTTGTCCCTCAAGTACACTTCTCTCATATAAATCTTAGAAACAAATTTAGCGAAGTTATGGCAATCAACGCAAATCCGGAGGTTTTTAATCACACGGAGTGTGGctctatcagaggttgaaatcAACCCAAAAGTCAATGCCAATTTCTCACTGTGGCCTAGGAGTATCTTCTCCTTCTGCTCCTCATCCACATCATGTAAAACACAACTTAAATCAGGAACGTATCCGGCTTCCTTGAATTTTATTGATAACTCTTTCATCTTTGCAAACACCTCTTCCCTTCTTGGATGCGAACGATCACTTGCATGGAAGGAATGAAGGGTTTGGTCAAGCTCAATCCAACTCTTTCCTGGCTCTTTCTTCACAGCTTTCTTCAACATCAAATCTCTCACCATTCTTACATCTTCCCATCTCCCCGTAGAAGCATATAAATTTGATAGAATAACATAGTTCCCTGCATTCTCGGGCTCAATTTCTAGCAGTCGATGCCCTACAAATTCACCAATGTCGATGTTTGAGTGAACCCTACAAGCACCTAGAAGTGAACCCCACAAAGCAGCAGTTGGTTCAAAAGGCATCTTTTTGATAAATTCAAAAGCCTCTTCTACTCTACCAGCACGCCCAAGCAAATCTACAACGCACCCGTAGTGCTCAATGTCAGGCTCGACCCCATCTTTCCCATTCACCATTTCCTCAAAGATTTCCAATCCCACATTTTCCATCCCTCCATGGCTGCAACCAGATAAAACACCCAGCAGAGTGACACTGtcaggttttattttattttcatttctcaTCAATTTGTATAGCTCCACTACCTCTCTTCCCATTCCATGTTTGCTGTACCCCACAAGCATTGCATTCCATGAAATAACAGTTCTCTCAGGCATGTTATCAAATATCCTTCTCGAGTAAATGAGGTTCCCACACTTTGAGTACATATCGATCAAAGAGTTCTGAAGTACCACATAGAAGGGAAGTTTACATCGCAGTACATGGTTGTGAACTTGCTTACCAAGATCTAATGCTGCAAGCCCAGATAATGCAGTTAGAACACTTGCATAAGTAACATAATTTGAACTCATTCCTTCTAAATTCAATCTTCGGAATAATTCTAGTGCCTCTGCATCTAACCCTAACTGAGCATACCCTGAAATTATGGCAGTGCATGAAACAACATCCCTTTCTGGCAGGCTTTCGAAAACCTCTCTAGCTTCATGAATTCTACCAGCTTTGGCATACATGTCAAGAAGTGAGCTCCCAACAAATATATGGGTGTCAAGAGTTCTCTTGATTATAAGGGAGTGGATTTGCCTTCCCAGCTCAAAACCAAAAGTCCCCGTACAAGAAGATAGTACAGTGGCAAAGGTGAATTCATTCGGTTCAGTAACTGCAGCAAGCTCATGTCACCACAGGTAACAAGAAACCAAATCAAAATAAGTAAGGTGCCAATCCATTTTAATAAAAGGCGATTCATAAACCACCAAGAATAAGTTATATCATCCGTTGACAATACGGGATTTTTAGTAAACTACCACAACAAGACTTAGAAGACTGAAAATGTGATTTTTACATTAGACATTACCAATCTCTTTTAGCTCATATTCTTTTAACTGATTATAGAGCGATAACTCCGTATTGAAATTTAGAAGGCAAGTCTACACAATAAACATCccattttctaaaataaaaaaactcGAAACGTAGCAAACTGAGTCCACGTTAACATCTCTAGAATTGTATAGAAATGTAGCAAAAATTGTATAGAATCATGCTAGCGATAAATACCTGATCTTAACATCTCTAGAAAAAGATCCAACGCTTCAGTGGCAAACCCTCTTTGAGAATAAGCAGAAATCATGGCAGTCCAAGAAACCACATTCTTCTCAGGCATTTCATCAAGCACATTCCTTGCCTCCCTCAAACGATCACATTTACTGTAAAAAATGATCAGCCTGTTTCGAAGGTAAACAGGCGCTAAATCTCTTGTTTTGATCATATGGGCATGGACCCTTTGGCCCTCTCTAAATGCCCTTTTCTTTATACAAGCATTTAATAGCATATCATAGCTTTCAAACTTCATTTCAAGGCCTGGAGCCGCCATTTCTATCAAAGCTTCTTTCAGTTGACCATTGGAGCATAAGGTAGTTAAAACAATTTGTGAGTCTGGCGGGAAGGTAGTGAGAGTTAGCTGGTGAGTGGTAAAGGAGCTGATTAAAGATGAAAATGGTGCACTTTTGGGATAGTAATGGAAAAGGCAATTCAGCTTTCGAAGTAAATTCATCTTCAAAAACTATATCTTTCTAAACTCAGTGACATTTATTCTTTATGGCACTAAGAAAAATGTCACAAAATCTACGTATTATCTCAGTGAATGAAATAGTTATAACGGAAAAGATTTAACTTTTTCCTTATGGGTTCATAttcatattatataaaaaaagatTATTCTTGTTGAACCCATCTTAAAAAGccatatttaaaatgattttaaatagaatttaattaaattttatacagtacgattttaaatttatataactacaacgattttaaatttatataactaTACacatgataaaatttgtaaattaatctCGTAATTTCAAGATGTGATAAACACTCTTAATTAATGATTCGGgttcaaatttaattaatttatacatcatttaaaaaaaatttaatatttgaaataaaaattcCCCATCATCTATCTCTATTCCTCAAAGGCTCAAAATATGACTTCGTGGCAATTGGTGAACACTAGTATCCATGGCCAAAAGAAAAAAAGCAAACATGATTAATTACTCCTAAAAAGTGAAAGAGTGAATCAATCatttgtgttaaattgctttgcTGATAAAGAGTTTTACAAGTGAAATTACACCTTCAAAGGTTTGTCCACGCTTACAATTCGTGTAAAAATGATGAATTCAATTTGAGCCAACAAGGGAAATCTGCTCCGATGACCCCCTTCTCTGTTTGTAGACACCAGAATGGAAATTAAGCAAGGAAATGTTATTCACAGTAGAAGGCCTGAAGTCCAAAGGATTATCCCATTGCACCGTTCGTCCATCGAACCATCTCATATTTACATTCTCAAGATCCAAACCATCAATATGTTCCATTATAATCCCTGCTGTGCTGTGGTTCACAAGTCCCTGACATCCTGGCCGATAGTCAACCAACCCTCCCATGTATTTCGTCCATCGTTTGTATGTTAAGTTAATGTTGATGAATCTCAAATTCCTTAGCAGTCCACCTTTAGAACCTGATAAGAAGATACCGTTTTCGGAAACTGCGGAGATGTTTACGAAGTTCAAGTTGGAGATTGAACCCTCTGATGAATCTGAGTGCCGTGGGCAAGTCGTGACATAAATCGGTTCCGCCCTCCCCCACCATGACGGATCATAGTATCTCGTGCTGATGTTTATGTTTGAGAAAGTAACGTCACTTACATTTCCTGCACAAACCAAAAATTGTTCACTAAGCTAGCGTAAAACCGGGTAATATTGACgatcaaagaagaaaaaaaacgaAAACCAGATAGCGTTACCTCCATCACGTATCTGCAATGCGAGCCCTCTATGAGAATCTACAATAGTAATGTTGTCAAAGACCAAATTGTTTAACTCAAACCAGCTAGCACTTCCAAGTTTAATTGCAGAAGATTTGGTTCGAATCCAGGAGTTGGTTGCAGTTAAGTTATATAGAGGGGAAGTGTATGTCTTGGGGCATATTGCATCATCTCCTGTATCAATGTGGCATCTTGTAATCACTGTATTATTTGAATCCTCAATGTCTATTCCATCATTGTTAGGTGTATTGAAATCTCCATAGATTGAAACATCATGGATAGATGTGTTTTCACATCGAACTATGTGCAAGCTGCAATTTATCCAAATTGTTCATCAGGATACATGGAATAACCCAAATCTCTTGTTTATATCATCTAAGCCCTTTTCTAATAGCAATTTTCAGGTTTTACTAATTGTTTCTCTTGAAATAGAAGAATATCAAGTAACAGGAAATTGTACCAAGCAATTAATGAAAATCATTCTATACTTCAAATCTACATGATCAAATCTTATATTCCCTACGTTATATCCATCCTTACATTCAAATGTGTTACATCCATCCTAATCTTTCCATAAATCACAACAAACCAAAGTAACTGTAGAAACATGGTATCCCTTGAATTTGTACCTTGGAATTGTCCCTGAAACATATATTCAATTGCAAGATGCTTTCCATTGAAAAAGAAATatgatttaaataattaattactaaataatCTTATATGAATTATATTCCGATAGATAATATTATATTCTTTGAAGCAAAAGCAacttaaagaaaacaaaacaagtAATACTAAAAAAAGGGGTGTAACTTGTGTAAGGAGGCATCCAGCAAAATTGGAATTTTGGGTCAAGAGAGAGTCTAAAACGAAGTTGGCCAGCATTGACCATCCTCTAGTAGGGGGTTGTCCTCACAGCAGCTATGTTATCCCAACCCAAGAAGGAGTGCGATATTTAATTCTTTTCTAAGTTTACCTCATATCTTGGGAAAATTAGACCTCTATATTCATATCCAAGTATCCTTACAGAATAGTATCATCATTGCGAGGATAACCAGCTAAAATATGCATACGCATGGAATGCTAAAACTCACTTACTTGAAAAACCATGGAGTATCAAACTATAGTTATAATAATATGTAACTTTAACAGTAAAAGCCTCACATGCAATGTGTCAGCCACGGATAGGGGCATCCACGACTGCCAAGTCTgtattgaaattgaataaaatagatcGCTTCCCCTCAGATGCAAGACTAAATAATGCTGAGGGACAAACTGAAAAGGGATAAGGTTCGTAACCAATACGATTCTGACACATATGCAATCACAACGTGatagagagagaaaaagaaagggaCTTACCACCAATAGGCCGGTTGCCTGAAGGTAACATTCCAAACTCTGACGTTGGTAGAGTCAAGAAAACCCACCAACCTCGGCCTACACTCATCGCCGGAGCAAGCCCCTGTCTGGTTCCAGCTCACCATCACGTTTTTTCTTTCGTCGAACTTCACCACGAACTCCAAACCCTGCCCATCCACCACCCCTCCACCTGTTATCCCTACATCCCTTGCATTCTCTGCCAATATCACATACCACCTATCGAACTCTTTCGGGTAGTCTTCCAATTTGGTCCCACCCAAGATGGTGGAGCCTTTCGGGATGTCCAAAATCACGTTGGATTTGAGGAAGATGGTGGCCGTTAGGTATGTGCCTGTTGGGAAGGTCACGTAGCATGGTTTAGTGCGGCAGCTGTCCATGGCCAACTGGATGGCGGCTGTGTCGTAGTGTTTGCCGTCTCCGATGGCTCCGAAGTCTCCGACGGAGATGGTGGGAGTATGTGATTGGATGACGATGGGGAGGAGGAATAGGAAAGTGATCGCTGTTAGACGGGGAATTGGAGCTGCTGCTGCTCCACCACCCATTTCTTTTGGATCTGGTCAACTGATTAGGAAATGGAAATGGCCAGGCCAAGCCAAGCCAAGAAATTGGCGTTTAGTAAAGCGGAAACTTGTTATGAAGTAGTGTTCCTTCTTCTTATCGACAGAGAAATATTAAATACGATACAAAGCAATCATTGGGAATTTGCGTAACAAACAAGAGCTCTGGGCCATTGGAGAGTGGACCATTACGGCGTGAGTAATCTACTACGTTTTTCTTTGGGGGCTTTTCACTGGATCGGTTTCATTTTTCAGACTGCCTTGTTATTGTCACCATAATTGATTCATGGGCGTGAAATGTGTAAACGCCATCGTCGTCATTCCGATCAAATACAACCAAACAGAATTGGACAAAACAGGCGCCACTGAAACCCTTCTCATAGTCCATACACAAATTCAGTCTGTCAAAGACTAAAGCAAATATATAATATTGAACAAAAGAAACTATCTTTCATAATAGTAACCATAGTTCGTTCTATGATTTTACAATATGAATCAATCTACCCCGCAAATGAAGTATTAATTGAAGGACTTTTGAGTTTAGTATATatagtaattaatatatatatatataataataatagtaacagCATACTGAGACTTTCTTGTCTCTGGTCCTGAGAAGTCCCAAGGTTTCCAACCAACTCTGAGTAAATATATGACATGGAAACCAAGAGATAAATGATAGGAGTCTCTCCTTTACTTCCTGCTATTTTCTAATATTTGATATATATACAACACTAGCTACAACTACAACAATCTTTCCACAAGTCTAACCGTTGGAACTTCTTCAGACTTCATAGCTCCATTTTCAGTTTGATTTGCATGCAACGTTGCTGCACCAAAGTTGCAATAGATGTTAGTCTCATTCTCTGTTTCATTGGCATGAGATACAAAACCCATGTATGAAACGAAATTGTATGACTAATATCAAACTTAATAAAAGTTTTAAGTAGCAAACGTCTGGAACTGGAAGCTGACGACATCATTTTCTCATCAATTCTTCAACAAAGAAATGAAGTTCTCTGAATGAAGTAATTGTAGGATAAGTTTTAAAACCTTGAGAAATACAATTATTAGACAGCCTTCCCACCTAGCTTTTCCCTTGGTTTTATCCAGCAATGTAGTACAATAATAGCCAGTGCAGATAACCACAGAGATAACTAAATCATGACTCTTTAAACTTTTAACCTCAAAAAGTTCCTCCGACTCTCCATAATTTGCTACGCCGTTGTTTCTCAAaaattctattcaatttattaaagggAAATGTCAAAATTCAATGCAATCTGAGAGGAAACTTGACAACAACCACCTTGTTGGTTGTCCATTGACCATTTGAAGAGAATAGTTCAAGCTTTGCTACTGCTTGTTTAAGATGAAACTTGAAAGTTAGAAGTGATTCAAAATGTTAGGTTGTGGTTTTGCAAATTTACTAATTATGATAATTCAGAAAGCAACTAAACTCATTCCTTATCTACCTGAATTTGCTGAGGAGTCATAACTTAAAAGTGAGTTCTCTGGAGTGATATAATTATTGCAGACTTCTCTCCCCCAAACAGGCTGCTGAAGTGCATCAAATTGCCATTGCTGCTGATGCTGTTGTTTGTTGCCATTGACTTGAACCTCAGGCCATATTAGAGGCATAACCATACTGGGGAATTTATTGTCTGGTAGAGATCCACTCTACAAGTATTAAACGATGATTACACCTGTTAGTGGAAATTTTCAGGTAATTAAATCAATAGCTATTGTCTTGACTAAGAGAAACTTGATGGTAGACCATGTAAATCGTGCATCATATATATGCTCCTACCCAACATAATCAATTATAGAGCCAGTTTATATTACCAATTTATATTACCAGATTTCAGCAATTTATATGTATGCTTCGTTCTATGGCTTCGTCTAATTACCAATTTATATAACCAGATTTCACCACAAAAAGGTAATATAGAACCAGCATTTCAGCATTTTCCGTTCAAACCATTCTGCTAACAGCATTACAAAACATTTGAAGACCCATGAATTTCAATATTTTCCAGCAACAATGGGCCATCATGGCTGGCACTATTCTGATTTTCCATCGAAATCTACATTACCATCAGCTGACTGACAACCATTTTTCCCAGTCACACATTAACCAACGGTTGAAAGCATAAAGAGCAGATGACGATGGTGGTCGTGACATGAGCAACTGCCCTCCAAATATTGATGAGAAGCAGTCCTTTAAAATATCAGCTAGGAATCTGGTGGAAGAAGCCATAGAACGAAGCATACACCCACTTACGCTTTACCAATCTATAGTCTGAGTTCATAAACAACAATTCTAGAATGAATATAAGAAAATTTCAAGAAACCTCTGACATTAAAGTCCTCTGGAGGAATATAGTCGTAGCTTAGCTCCCACCGAACCTAAAGAAGGCTGAAAACTTTGCAGAACTACCAGTCAAATGAACTAGGAGAATTACCAAAGgagctgagctttcaactccaaATGTTACACTAGGCATATAAGACAAGGTGCCAGATACTTACTTCTGTTGTGAATATACTGTTGAGATTGAAATCAATTCTCGGGTTCACAGCAGCAAGTCTCATTGATAAGAACTGCAACCAAAGAAACATGATACCAGAATCAGACCACGGGAATGGAAGATATTGCAAGTCTCATTGATAAGAACTGC from Gossypium arboreum isolate Shixiya-1 chromosome 9, ASM2569848v2, whole genome shotgun sequence includes the following:
- the LOC108456546 gene encoding putative pentatricopeptide repeat-containing protein At3g13770, mitochondrial — protein: MNLLRKLNCLFHYYPKSAPFSSLISSFTTHQLTLTTFPPDSQIVLTTLCSNGQLKEALIEMAAPGLEMKFESYDMLLNACIKKRAFREGQRVHAHMIKTRDLAPVYLRNRLIIFYSKCDRLREARNVLDEMPEKNVVSWTAMISAYSQRGFATEALDLFLEMLRSVTEPNEFTFATVLSSCTGTFGFELGRQIHSLIIKRTLDTHIFVGSSLLDMYAKAGRIHEAREVFESLPERDVVSCTAIISGYAQLGLDAEALELFRRLNLEGMSSNYVTYASVLTALSGLAALDLGKQVHNHVLRCKLPFYVVLQNSLIDMYSKCGNLIYSRRIFDNMPERTVISWNAMLVGYSKHGMGREVVELYKLMRNENKIKPDSVTLLGVLSGCSHGGMENVGLEIFEEMVNGKDGVEPDIEHYGCVVDLLGRAGRVEEAFEFIKKMPFEPTAALWGSLLGACRVHSNIDIGEFVGHRLLEIEPENAGNYVILSNLYASTGRWEDVRMVRDLMLKKAVKKEPGKSWIELDQTLHSFHASDRSHPRREEVFAKMKELSIKFKEAGYVPDLSCVLHDVDEEQKEKILLGHSEKLALTFGLISTSDRATLRVIKNLRICVDCHNFAKFVSKIYMREVYLRDKNRFHHISMGVCSCGDYW
- the LOC108456769 gene encoding uncharacterized protein LOC108456769, encoding MGGGAAAAPIPRLTAITFLFLLPIVIQSHTPTISVGDFGAIGDGKHYDTAAIQLAMDSCRTKPCYVTFPTGTYLTATIFLKSNVILDIPKGSTILGGTKLEDYPKEFDRWYVILAENARDVGITGGGVVDGQGLEFVVKFDERKNVMVSWNQTGACSGDECRPRLVGFLDSTNVRVWNVTFRQPAYWCLHIVRCENTSIHDVSIYGDFNTPNNDGIDIEDSNNTVITRCHIDTGDDAICPKTYTSPLYNLTATNSWIRTKSSAIKLGSASWFELNNLVFDNITIVDSHRGLALQIRDGGNVSDVTFSNINISTRYYDPSWWGRAEPIYVTTCPRHSDSSEGSISNLNFVNISAVSENGIFLSGSKGGLLRNLRFININLTYKRWTKYMGGLVDYRPGCQGLVNHSTAGIIMEHIDGLDLENVNMRWFDGRTVQWDNPLDFRPSTVNNISLLNFHSGVYKQRRGSSEQISLVGSN